A single window of Leptospira semungkisensis DNA harbors:
- the rplJ gene encoding 50S ribosomal protein L10 encodes MPSQEKFEAVADLKGRLEKRSDFILASYSGLTVAEITDLRAKLRKEGSEMKVIKNNLFLLALKESEKHKDKNIAFGPEYQGTLAAIFADSNLPAAAKILKEYAKTNKNLILKAGYLDGSVLNGEGVEAIAGLPSREQLLAQIAGGINGPARSIASGMNQIIAGLARAIQAVAEKNNQ; translated from the coding sequence ATGCCCAGCCAGGAAAAATTTGAAGCAGTAGCCGATCTTAAAGGCAGATTAGAAAAACGTAGCGACTTCATCCTAGCCAGCTACAGCGGACTCACGGTGGCTGAAATCACCGACCTTCGTGCGAAACTTCGCAAAGAAGGGTCCGAGATGAAAGTGATCAAGAACAATCTCTTTCTTCTCGCACTTAAGGAATCCGAGAAGCATAAGGATAAGAACATCGCTTTTGGTCCCGAATATCAGGGAACTTTAGCGGCAATTTTCGCAGACTCGAACCTTCCCGCTGCAGCGAAGATCCTGAAAGAGTATGCTAAGACGAATAAGAACCTTATTCTGAAAGCAGGATACTTAGACGGATCCGTCCTGAACGGAGAAGGAGTGGAAGCAATCGCAGGTCTTCCGTCAAGAGAGCAACTCTTGGCTCAGATCGCAGGCGGTATCAACGGTCCAGCAAGAAGCATCGCTTCCGGTATGAACCAAATTATCGCAGGACTTGCAAGAGCTATCCAAGCTGTCGCAGAAAAGAACAATCAGTAG
- the rplL gene encoding 50S ribosomal protein L7/L12, giving the protein MSTTEALLEQLGKLTLVEAADLVKKMEEKFGISAAAPVAVAAAAPAAGGAAAADEPASFNVILKGFGDKKIEVIKVVREITGLGLKEAKDLVEAGGKSVKEGVAKAEADDLKKKLEAVGAQIELKAV; this is encoded by the coding sequence ATGTCTACCACTGAAGCGTTATTAGAGCAACTCGGCAAACTTACCCTCGTGGAAGCAGCTGACCTAGTCAAAAAAATGGAGGAGAAGTTCGGAATTTCCGCAGCGGCTCCAGTAGCAGTTGCAGCTGCGGCACCAGCAGCTGGCGGAGCGGCAGCAGCGGATGAGCCTGCATCCTTCAACGTAATCTTGAAAGGCTTCGGAGACAAGAAAATCGAAGTTATTAAGGTTGTTCGCGAGATCACCGGTCTTGGCTTGAAAGAAGCTAAAGACTTAGTTGAAGCTGGCGGAAAATCCGTTAAAGAAGGCGTTGCGAAAGCAGAAGCTGACGATCTTAAAAAGAAATTAGAAGCTGTCGGCGCTCAAATCGAACTTAAGGCAGTCTAA
- the rpoB gene encoding DNA-directed RNA polymerase subunit beta: MYGQVERKRVNFGKITNLDYLPNLIQIQKKSFDWFLQSEVKDPTKRKNQGLEAVFRETFPIESPNNDMVMEYSHYVLGEAKKNPQECKDTDATFALPLKAVIRLIIKETGEIREQVVYMGDLPVMTEQGTFIINGAERVVVSQLHRSPGIFFSYDEERDTYSARVIPYRGSWLEFEMDNKGILVAKIDRKKKFPATLLVKSLGHGTNEEVLRLFYKSSKSKIGGASSKELKRLIGRRVIADVINMETGEVMLDAGSRINEDNISILKEMKVKEVELVEYPRDKDNPVLVNCLEKDGVNDYEDAVLKFHGIMRQGEPSTIENAEAELNRLFFSPKTFDLGDVGRYKINSKFEFNNPKEFSSAKERVLRPADIIETVRYLLNLISETENYYPDDIDHLGNRRIRSVGELIANQLKVGFTRVERVIKERMTVQEVGTQTPQLLISIKPITAVINEFFGSSQLSQFMDQTNPLAELTHKRRLNALGPGGLSRDRAGFEVRDVHYSHYGRMCPIETPEGPNIGLILSMSSYARVNDYGFLETPYRTVKNSRVGNHIEYLTADKEEYHSIAVSSSPVDEKGEFKSKLISTRHRSDYPFRSPNEIQYMDLTPMQVVSVSTALIPFLEHDDANRALMGSNMQRQAVPLLRQEAPYVGTGMETRAAYDSRICIISRHDGVVKYVDAEKVIIERKGGKESDTYDLTKFKKTNQGTCFNQTPVVGVVHSEIDGRVSKVSKEKIEVTADNGNVREYSLVSGLKQYQPIVNNGEEVRRGSTLAGQIVLGERMDENGNILQKGTVLADGPAVDNGTLALGRNVLVAFMPWEGYNFEDAILISEKVVKDDIFSSIHIEEFEIQARETKLGQEQITRDIPNLSDKAFRDLDETGVIRVGAEVKPGDILVGMVTPKGETDLTPEYKLLHSIFGEKAKEVRDSSLRMPNGFEGTVIDIKRFSRERGDELPAGVEEMVKVFVARKRKLLVGDKMAGRHGNKGVVARIMAEEDMPYMEDGTPMDIVLNPLGVPSRMNLGQIFETQLGLAASKLGINFETPVFDGATEADVEKYCKEANLPLSSKFKLYDGRTGLPFMNEVFCGYIYMLKLAHLVDDKIHARSTGPYSLVTQQPLGGKAQFGGQRLGEMEVWALEAYGASHTLQELLTIKSDDMLGRARIYEAIVKGIHSIKPGIPESFNVLVQELRGLALDIVITDSEGNSVDISDYEDEYSKSKKKIKFETIENA; encoded by the coding sequence ATGTACGGTCAAGTAGAGAGAAAACGGGTAAACTTCGGTAAGATCACCAATCTGGATTACCTTCCTAACTTGATTCAGATTCAGAAGAAGTCCTTCGATTGGTTTCTTCAATCTGAAGTTAAGGACCCCACTAAAAGAAAGAACCAAGGCTTAGAAGCGGTTTTCAGGGAAACATTCCCGATCGAGAGCCCAAACAACGACATGGTGATGGAATACAGCCACTATGTTTTGGGAGAGGCTAAGAAAAACCCGCAAGAGTGCAAAGATACCGATGCAACCTTCGCGCTTCCTTTAAAAGCAGTTATTCGACTCATTATCAAAGAAACCGGTGAGATCCGTGAGCAGGTCGTTTATATGGGCGACCTTCCTGTGATGACCGAGCAGGGGACTTTTATCATCAACGGAGCAGAGCGCGTAGTTGTTTCTCAGCTCCACCGTTCTCCTGGTATCTTCTTCTCCTATGATGAAGAGAGAGATACTTATTCTGCCAGAGTGATTCCGTATCGTGGATCCTGGTTGGAATTCGAGATGGACAATAAAGGGATTCTGGTTGCGAAGATCGACCGTAAGAAAAAATTCCCTGCTACTCTTCTTGTTAAGTCCTTAGGACACGGAACTAACGAAGAAGTTCTTCGTCTTTTCTACAAATCTTCCAAATCAAAAATCGGCGGAGCTTCTTCTAAAGAACTCAAGAGATTGATCGGACGCAGAGTGATCGCGGACGTGATCAATATGGAAACCGGAGAGGTAATGCTCGATGCCGGTTCCAGGATCAACGAAGACAATATTTCCATCTTGAAAGAGATGAAAGTGAAGGAAGTAGAACTGGTAGAGTATCCTCGTGATAAGGATAATCCTGTTCTGGTCAATTGCTTGGAGAAAGACGGCGTCAACGATTACGAAGACGCAGTTTTGAAATTCCACGGCATTATGCGCCAAGGCGAGCCTTCTACTATTGAGAACGCAGAAGCGGAATTGAATCGCCTTTTCTTCTCTCCTAAGACTTTCGATTTAGGTGATGTTGGTCGTTATAAGATCAATAGCAAATTCGAGTTCAATAACCCGAAAGAATTCTCTAGTGCGAAAGAAAGAGTCTTAAGACCTGCAGATATCATCGAGACTGTACGTTACCTTCTCAATTTGATCTCTGAAACAGAGAACTATTATCCGGATGATATTGATCACTTAGGAAACCGTCGTATCCGTTCGGTTGGTGAGTTGATCGCAAACCAATTGAAAGTAGGCTTCACTCGTGTGGAGAGAGTCATCAAAGAAAGAATGACAGTACAAGAAGTGGGAACTCAAACCCCTCAACTTCTGATCTCCATCAAACCGATCACAGCGGTGATCAACGAGTTCTTCGGTTCCAGCCAATTGTCTCAGTTCATGGACCAGACCAACCCTCTGGCAGAGCTCACTCACAAACGTCGTCTGAACGCTCTCGGACCTGGAGGTCTTTCCAGAGATAGAGCAGGATTCGAAGTGCGTGACGTTCACTACAGCCACTACGGTCGTATGTGCCCGATCGAAACTCCTGAAGGTCCAAACATCGGACTCATTCTCTCCATGTCTTCTTATGCGAGAGTGAACGATTACGGATTCTTAGAGACTCCATATCGTACTGTTAAGAACAGCAGAGTCGGAAATCACATCGAATACCTAACTGCAGACAAAGAAGAATATCATTCTATCGCAGTATCTTCTTCTCCTGTGGATGAGAAGGGTGAGTTCAAAAGCAAACTGATCTCTACTCGTCATAGATCTGATTATCCTTTCCGTAGCCCGAACGAGATCCAGTACATGGACTTGACTCCTATGCAGGTAGTCTCCGTTTCTACTGCTCTCATTCCATTCTTGGAGCATGATGACGCGAACCGCGCACTCATGGGTTCCAACATGCAACGTCAGGCAGTTCCTCTTCTTCGCCAAGAGGCTCCTTATGTGGGAACTGGTATGGAAACTCGTGCCGCTTACGATTCCCGTATTTGCATCATCTCCAGACATGATGGTGTAGTAAAATACGTGGATGCGGAGAAGGTGATTATCGAGCGTAAGGGCGGAAAAGAATCCGACACTTACGATCTTACGAAATTCAAGAAGACCAACCAAGGTACTTGTTTCAACCAAACTCCTGTTGTAGGAGTAGTTCATTCCGAGATCGACGGAAGAGTGTCCAAGGTCAGCAAAGAGAAGATCGAAGTGACCGCAGACAATGGAAACGTAAGAGAATATTCTCTTGTTTCCGGCCTCAAACAATACCAGCCGATCGTGAATAACGGAGAAGAAGTTCGCAGAGGTTCTACTCTCGCAGGACAAATCGTTCTCGGTGAGAGAATGGACGAGAACGGAAATATCCTTCAGAAGGGTACGGTGCTCGCTGATGGTCCTGCTGTGGACAACGGAACTCTCGCACTCGGACGTAACGTTCTCGTGGCTTTCATGCCTTGGGAAGGTTACAACTTCGAGGATGCGATCCTAATCTCCGAAAAAGTAGTCAAAGACGATATCTTCTCTTCTATTCACATCGAAGAGTTCGAGATCCAAGCTCGTGAAACCAAATTGGGACAAGAGCAGATCACTCGAGATATTCCGAACCTTTCTGACAAAGCGTTCAGAGACCTGGACGAAACCGGTGTGATCCGTGTTGGTGCCGAAGTGAAACCGGGAGACATCCTGGTGGGAATGGTAACTCCGAAGGGAGAAACTGACCTGACTCCGGAATACAAACTTCTTCATTCCATCTTCGGAGAGAAGGCGAAAGAAGTAAGAGATTCTTCTCTTCGTATGCCGAACGGATTCGAAGGAACCGTAATCGATATCAAACGCTTCTCTCGTGAAAGAGGCGACGAACTTCCTGCGGGCGTTGAAGAAATGGTAAAAGTCTTCGTAGCTCGTAAGCGTAAGCTTCTGGTCGGAGATAAAATGGCGGGACGCCACGGTAACAAAGGTGTCGTCGCTCGTATCATGGCAGAAGAAGACATGCCTTACATGGAAGACGGTACTCCGATGGATATCGTTCTGAACCCGTTAGGCGTTCCTTCTCGTATGAACCTGGGACAGATCTTCGAAACTCAGCTGGGACTTGCTGCAAGCAAACTTGGTATCAATTTCGAAACTCCGGTCTTCGACGGAGCAACCGAAGCAGATGTTGAGAAGTATTGCAAAGAAGCAAACCTTCCACTCAGCTCTAAATTCAAATTATACGACGGACGTACCGGATTACCTTTCATGAACGAGGTATTCTGCGGTTACATCTACATGTTGAAACTCGCTCACTTGGTGGACGACAAGATCCACGCTCGTTCTACCGGACCTTACTCCTTGGTTACTCAACAACCTCTGGGAGGAAAGGCTCAATTCGGTGGTCAGCGTTTGGGAGAGATGGAGGTCTGGGCTCTCGAAGCTTATGGCGCTTCTCATACTCTTCAGGAACTTCTTACCATCAAGTCGGATGACATGTTGGGAAGAGCTAGAATTTATGAAGCCATCGTTAAAGGGATCCATTCCATTAAACCTGGAATTCCGGAATCCTTCAACGTATTGGTGCAGGAACTCAGGGGACTTGCCCTGGATATCGTCATCACCGACTCGGAAGGTAACAGCGTTGATATCTCCGACTACGAGGATGAATATTCCAAGAGCAAGAAGAAGATTAAATTCGAGACAATCGAAAACGCCTAA
- the rpoC gene encoding DNA-directed RNA polymerase subunit beta' produces MRSNNDFESITIRLASPERIKEWSYGEVKKPETINYRTLKPERDGLFCEKIFGTTKDWECYCGKFKSIRYKGVVCDKCGVEVTHSKVRRERMGHIELAAPVSHIWYYRSVPSRMGLLLDMTINQLKSVLYFEKYVIIDPADTGRNRGELIDEEEYHAYLDEYGDKFVAGIGADAIKELLSRIDVDAEARIIRQKIQEKEKISDKRILKRLEVLEAFRDSGNRPEWMVLDVVPVIPPELRPMVQLEGGRFATSDLNDLYRRVINRNNRLKRLLALKAPEIIVRNEKRMLQEAVDALFDNSRRKRTVKGKGNRPLKSISDMLKGKQGRFRQNLLGKRVDYSGRSVIVVGPELKYHEMGLPKKMALELFKPFIMKRLVDLDLAPNIKSAKKKVEAEEKEVFDVLETVVKEHPVMLNRAPTLHRLGIQAFLPVLVEGKAIKLHPLVCHAFNADFDGDQMAIHVPLTPKAQLEVWMLMLSPHNILNPANGHPICGPTQDIVLGIYYLTSELPTEPGVPLKSFANLDEVTYAIDRGVIEYRTKISVLHQGKILETTAGRLIFNTVLPEGYPYVNRALSDKETNRIIAEVYEKYGPAQTVLMLDDIKKLGYRYATIFSPTISIEDIRVSPGKVTLVGDANKEVERADGEYRKGIITNEERKKKVIEIWTKTNDLITDSMFKELEKDKGGYNPVFIMAASGARGSKQQIRQLAGMRGLMAKPSGEIIELAIRSNFREGLSVLEFFISTHGARKGLADTALKTADAGYLTRRLVDISQDVIVSEEDCGTEEHITLGTVKEGENVIVSLSDRVFGRYTAEDIIDPVSENVVYPKGTLVTREVGQKLENLGYEKIKVRSPLTCESRWGICIKCYGMDMARLTPAEIGEAVGTIAAQSIGQPGTQLTMRTFHIGGAASAKVQEKEHKVGYRAVVNAINGRTLQTSDRGLIFTRRGSIVVQRLIQQFNSSELTNLRVENGQKVDKGELVATLASGENVTSEAPGTIKIADGLFRILGEEAVVPVKTATSLNVKVAQITEANQALGEFDPFNEIGVSEVEGTAAWVDLEVGKNVRRDEDVKTSNVNYKVIEQRREKLIPRIVVSSGGSKEEYLVPVDAIISVQNGDKVKAGDILFKIPTVAEKTRDITGGLPRVDELFEARRPKDATTLAETDGKIEDNGEIVKEKRVLYIVPDNDELEKVKVTIPIGKQLRVRHGDFVKRGDQMDDGNLDPHDILRVKGVTALQVYLVQEVQEVYRLQGVHINDKHIEVVVRQMMRKVLITDSGDTSFVNQQQVDRFAFLEENKRVVAEGGSPAQCVPILLGLTKASLNTESFFSAASFQETTKVLTDAAIKGKTDNLMGLKENVIIGHMIPAGTGMRKYRDVAVFKETYGDLDRPLEVEEEEIPMAIPEDNEN; encoded by the coding sequence ATGAGATCCAATAACGACTTCGAATCAATCACAATCAGACTGGCATCTCCAGAAAGGATCAAGGAATGGTCTTACGGAGAGGTTAAAAAGCCGGAAACGATCAACTACCGTACTCTAAAACCGGAAAGAGACGGTCTCTTCTGCGAGAAAATTTTCGGAACCACAAAGGACTGGGAATGCTACTGCGGTAAGTTCAAGTCCATCCGATACAAGGGCGTGGTTTGCGACAAATGCGGTGTAGAGGTAACTCACTCCAAAGTTCGTCGTGAGCGTATGGGTCATATAGAACTCGCAGCTCCTGTTTCTCATATCTGGTACTATCGTTCCGTTCCTTCCAGAATGGGACTTCTCTTGGACATGACCATCAATCAGCTCAAGAGCGTTCTTTACTTCGAGAAATATGTGATCATCGATCCGGCTGATACCGGAAGAAACCGCGGCGAGCTTATCGACGAAGAAGAATACCACGCATACCTAGACGAATACGGCGACAAATTCGTAGCTGGTATCGGCGCAGATGCGATTAAAGAACTTCTCTCTCGTATCGATGTGGATGCAGAAGCTCGTATCATTCGTCAGAAAATCCAAGAGAAAGAAAAAATCTCCGATAAAAGAATCCTGAAGCGTCTCGAAGTTCTCGAGGCATTCCGTGATTCAGGAAACCGTCCAGAGTGGATGGTATTGGATGTAGTTCCGGTCATTCCTCCTGAACTTCGCCCAATGGTTCAGTTGGAAGGTGGACGTTTTGCTACTTCCGACTTGAATGACCTTTATCGCCGAGTCATCAACCGTAATAACCGTTTGAAACGTCTTCTCGCGTTAAAAGCTCCTGAGATCATCGTTCGTAACGAAAAACGTATGCTCCAAGAAGCGGTTGACGCGTTATTCGATAATAGCCGCCGCAAACGTACCGTAAAAGGTAAAGGTAACAGACCTCTTAAATCCATTTCAGACATGCTGAAAGGAAAGCAGGGACGTTTCCGCCAAAACCTTCTTGGTAAGCGTGTGGACTACTCCGGTCGTTCCGTGATCGTAGTCGGTCCCGAGTTGAAATACCACGAGATGGGTCTTCCTAAGAAGATGGCTCTCGAACTATTTAAACCTTTTATAATGAAGCGTTTGGTGGATCTGGACTTGGCTCCTAACATCAAATCCGCTAAGAAGAAAGTAGAAGCAGAAGAAAAAGAAGTCTTCGACGTTCTTGAAACAGTAGTGAAAGAGCATCCGGTCATGTTGAACCGTGCTCCGACCCTTCACCGTTTAGGGATCCAAGCCTTCTTGCCAGTATTGGTAGAAGGTAAAGCGATCAAGCTTCACCCTCTCGTTTGTCACGCATTCAACGCGGACTTTGACGGTGACCAGATGGCGATCCACGTTCCACTGACTCCTAAAGCTCAGTTGGAAGTATGGATGCTCATGCTTTCTCCTCACAATATCTTAAACCCTGCGAACGGTCACCCGATCTGCGGGCCTACTCAGGATATCGTATTAGGAATTTATTATCTAACTTCTGAGCTTCCTACCGAGCCTGGAGTTCCTCTTAAGTCTTTCGCGAACCTGGACGAGGTTACTTACGCGATCGATAGAGGAGTGATCGAGTATAGAACTAAGATCTCCGTACTTCACCAAGGTAAGATCCTGGAAACAACTGCGGGCCGTTTGATCTTCAATACTGTCCTGCCGGAAGGATATCCTTATGTGAACCGTGCTCTCTCTGACAAAGAGACGAACAGGATCATTGCGGAAGTTTATGAGAAATACGGACCGGCTCAAACCGTTCTGATGCTAGACGATATCAAGAAATTAGGATACCGTTACGCTACCATCTTTAGCCCGACTATCTCCATCGAAGATATTCGCGTATCTCCGGGTAAAGTCACTCTTGTTGGCGATGCTAACAAAGAAGTAGAAAGAGCCGATGGAGAGTATCGCAAAGGTATTATCACCAACGAAGAACGTAAGAAGAAGGTGATCGAGATCTGGACTAAGACCAACGACCTCATCACTGATTCCATGTTCAAGGAATTGGAAAAAGACAAGGGTGGATATAACCCTGTCTTCATCATGGCCGCTTCCGGCGCCCGCGGATCTAAACAACAGATCCGTCAGTTGGCAGGGATGCGTGGTCTGATGGCGAAACCATCCGGAGAGATTATCGAACTTGCAATTCGTTCGAACTTCCGCGAAGGATTGAGCGTTCTTGAATTCTTCATCTCCACTCACGGTGCTCGTAAGGGTCTTGCGGATACCGCCTTGAAAACTGCGGACGCAGGTTACCTAACCCGTCGTTTAGTGGATATTTCCCAAGACGTTATCGTTTCTGAAGAAGATTGCGGTACCGAAGAGCATATTACTCTCGGAACCGTGAAAGAAGGAGAGAACGTTATCGTTTCTCTTTCTGATCGAGTATTCGGACGTTATACCGCTGAGGACATCATCGACCCTGTTTCTGAGAACGTAGTGTATCCGAAAGGAACTCTGGTTACTCGCGAAGTAGGACAAAAACTGGAGAACCTTGGTTATGAAAAAATCAAAGTTCGTTCTCCTCTGACTTGCGAATCCCGTTGGGGAATTTGCATTAAGTGCTACGGTATGGACATGGCTCGTCTGACTCCTGCGGAGATCGGAGAAGCTGTGGGAACTATCGCAGCTCAGTCCATCGGTCAGCCAGGAACTCAGTTAACAATGAGAACCTTCCACATCGGTGGTGCCGCTTCTGCAAAAGTACAAGAGAAGGAACACAAAGTCGGATACCGCGCGGTAGTTAACGCGATCAACGGTAGAACTTTACAAACTTCTGATAGAGGTCTGATCTTCACTCGCCGTGGATCTATCGTGGTCCAAAGGTTGATCCAACAATTCAATTCTTCTGAACTGACCAACCTTCGTGTTGAGAACGGACAGAAAGTGGATAAGGGAGAGTTGGTTGCAACTCTTGCGTCTGGAGAGAACGTAACTTCCGAAGCACCAGGAACCATCAAGATCGCTGACGGTCTATTCAGGATCCTGGGAGAAGAAGCAGTTGTTCCAGTGAAAACTGCAACTTCCCTGAATGTGAAAGTTGCTCAGATCACCGAGGCGAACCAAGCTTTGGGAGAATTCGACCCGTTCAACGAGATCGGAGTTTCCGAGGTAGAAGGAACTGCTGCTTGGGTAGATCTGGAAGTCGGTAAGAACGTCCGACGCGACGAGGACGTAAAAACGTCTAACGTTAATTATAAAGTGATCGAACAACGTAGGGAGAAACTAATCCCAAGGATCGTAGTATCTTCTGGCGGAAGCAAAGAAGAATATCTTGTTCCTGTGGACGCGATCATTTCCGTTCAAAACGGAGACAAGGTGAAGGCTGGGGACATTCTGTTCAAGATCCCAACCGTAGCCGAGAAAACTCGAGACATTACCGGAGGTCTTCCTCGTGTGGATGAGCTCTTCGAGGCACGTCGCCCGAAAGATGCAACCACTCTGGCTGAAACCGATGGAAAGATCGAGGACAACGGAGAAATCGTAAAAGAAAAACGAGTTCTGTACATCGTTCCGGATAACGACGAACTAGAAAAAGTAAAAGTAACGATCCCAATCGGTAAACAATTACGTGTTCGTCATGGAGACTTCGTAAAACGCGGAGACCAGATGGACGACGGAAATCTAGATCCGCACGATATCTTGAGAGTAAAAGGTGTAACCGCTCTTCAAGTGTATCTGGTGCAAGAGGTCCAAGAGGTTTACAGACTCCAAGGGGTGCATATCAACGATAAGCACATCGAAGTTGTGGTTCGCCAAATGATGCGTAAGGTTTTGATCACCGATTCCGGGGACACTTCCTTCGTGAACCAACAACAAGTCGATCGCTTCGCTTTCTTGGAAGAGAACAAGAGAGTGGTAGCGGAAGGTGGATCCCCCGCTCAATGCGTTCCTATTCTTTTAGGTTTAACAAAAGCATCTTTGAACACGGAGTCGTTCTTCTCCGCCGCTTCCTTCCAGGAAACGACGAAGGTATTAACCGACGCTGCTATCAAAGGTAAAACGGATAACCTAATGGGACTTAAGGAAAATGTGATTATCGGTCACATGATTCCTGCGGGAACCGGAATGAGAAAATACCGCGACGTCGCGGTATTCAAAGAAACCTACGGGGATCTAGACCGTCCTCTGGAAGTGGAAGAAGAAGAAATTCCGATGGCCATACCGGAAGACAACGAGAATTAA
- the rpsL gene encoding 30S ribosomal protein S12: MPTISQLIRHGRKKQVNKSKSPALKSSPQRRGVCTKVTTFTPKKPNSALRKVARVRLTTGIEVTAYIPGEGHNLQEHNVVLIRGGRVKDLPGVRYHIIRGTLDTLGIDKRRKSRSKYGTKKPKA, encoded by the coding sequence ATGCCTACAATTAGCCAACTTATACGACATGGCAGGAAGAAACAGGTAAACAAATCCAAATCTCCTGCGTTAAAAAGCAGTCCTCAAAGAAGAGGAGTATGCACAAAGGTGACCACGTTCACCCCGAAAAAACCGAACTCTGCTCTTAGAAAAGTTGCAAGGGTTCGTTTAACTACCGGTATCGAAGTTACTGCTTATATTCCGGGAGAGGGACATAACCTCCAAGAGCACAACGTGGTATTGATCCGCGGTGGAAGGGTAAAAGATTTACCAGGGGTTCGTTATCATATTATCCGCGGTACTTTGGATACTCTAGGTATCGATAAACGTCGTAAGAGTCGTTCTAAATATGGAACGAAAAAACCTAAGGCGTAA
- the rpsG gene encoding 30S ribosomal protein S7 — MSRRRGKVEPRKIQADSVYGDVNIAKFINCLMLDGKKSVAESLFYDALELIQKKTGNDPYVTFTEALENVKPQVEVKSRRVGGVTYQVPIEVRPERRLALGIRWLIRYSRDRNEKGMANKLAAEFIEAQKGTGAAIKKKEDIRKMADANKAFSHYRW, encoded by the coding sequence ATGTCTAGAAGAAGAGGAAAAGTAGAACCGCGTAAGATCCAAGCGGATTCAGTTTACGGAGACGTAAACATAGCTAAATTCATCAACTGCTTGATGTTGGATGGAAAAAAATCAGTAGCTGAGTCATTGTTTTACGATGCATTGGAACTGATCCAAAAGAAGACAGGCAATGATCCTTATGTAACTTTTACTGAGGCATTAGAAAATGTGAAGCCTCAAGTGGAAGTGAAATCTCGTCGTGTGGGTGGGGTGACTTACCAAGTTCCTATAGAAGTTCGTCCAGAAAGACGTCTTGCTTTGGGAATCAGATGGTTGATCCGTTATTCTAGAGATAGAAATGAAAAAGGCATGGCGAATAAGTTGGCTGCCGAATTCATCGAAGCTCAAAAAGGTACTGGAGCAGCAATTAAGAAGAAAGAAGATATCCGTAAAATGGCGGATGCTAACAAGGCATTCAGTCACTATCGCTGGTAA
- a CDS encoding adenylate/guanylate cyclase domain-containing protein, which translates to MEQEIESETQEFIEKTDLKELLSQYKDAIDKSTIVSMTNLHGKITYANDEFCRLSKYNRDELVGQPHNIVRHPDMPKEAFRNMWATIKAGRIWKGVVENRAKDGSKYIVNTTIIPIKNPDGTNKEYIGIRSDISELVFSQNKVRSLLEASSKFVPSQFLNELKSTDLTSIHPGEATNLKLTVLFADIRGFTSISEKFSSAEIFRNLNRYIAHMEPVVTKNSGFIDKFIGDGLMALFHNGEDAVRAGKEMLEELEQFNKEFTKEGNDKIRIGIGIHTGPVALGTVGTEARMNTTVIGDTVNVAARMEKLTKKAKVPLLFTEETFGELSSTFSAKKVGRSVLRGRINATTLYTLD; encoded by the coding sequence ATGGAACAGGAAATCGAATCCGAAACCCAAGAGTTTATAGAGAAAACAGATTTAAAGGAGCTTCTAAGTCAGTACAAAGACGCAATTGATAAAAGTACGATCGTATCGATGACAAACTTGCATGGAAAGATCACGTATGCAAACGATGAATTTTGCCGCCTCTCTAAATACAATCGAGATGAATTAGTCGGCCAACCGCATAATATTGTAAGACATCCGGATATGCCCAAGGAAGCATTCCGAAATATGTGGGCTACGATCAAGGCAGGCAGAATCTGGAAAGGAGTTGTAGAGAATCGAGCTAAAGACGGAAGCAAATACATAGTTAATACAACAATCATTCCGATAAAAAACCCTGACGGAACCAACAAAGAGTATATAGGAATCCGCAGCGATATATCCGAACTCGTCTTTTCTCAGAACAAGGTTCGCTCTCTATTAGAGGCAAGTTCCAAATTCGTACCATCTCAATTCCTAAACGAATTAAAATCCACCGACTTAACTTCGATTCATCCTGGAGAAGCGACCAATCTTAAATTGACAGTATTGTTCGCAGACATCCGAGGCTTTACTTCCATATCCGAAAAATTTTCTTCCGCTGAGATCTTTCGAAACTTAAACAGATACATTGCTCATATGGAACCTGTAGTAACAAAGAATTCGGGATTCATAGACAAGTTCATCGGAGATGGGCTCATGGCTCTCTTCCATAATGGAGAAGACGCTGTCCGTGCTGGAAAGGAAATGTTAGAAGAGTTAGAACAATTTAATAAAGAATTTACCAAAGAAGGGAATGATAAAATTCGCATAGGGATCGGGATTCATACTGGACCAGTCGCCTTAGGAACTGTTGGAACCGAAGCAAGAATGAATACAACGGTCATAGGAGATACGGTAAACGTCGCCGCTAGAATGGAAAAGCTGACAAAGAAAGCCAAGGTGCCATTGCTATTTACCGAAGAGACTTTCGGTGAACTTTCTTCTACATTTTCAGCAAAGAAGGTTGGTAGATCGGTTCTTCGAGGAAGGATAAACGCGACTACTCTCTATACTTTGGATTAA